A region from the Pseudomonadales bacterium genome encodes:
- the tsaB gene encoding tRNA (adenosine(37)-N6)-threonylcarbamoyltransferase complex dimerization subunit type 1 TsaB codes for MSWLVIDTASSDCRVGLLRSSDRRLFSNIESAAQSHSRCILSMIDTLLTQASTPLPTIQALVWNAGPGSFTGIRIAASVVQSLSYSLQIPFLSLSSLEIMAYAAAHKESGPLPICVALDARMNGIYWASFSIENGVLSRTEEDRLVVKEEFEKHCCMVDRTILLVGDAWPSVMQPTDSNTALEDLIALARFKQQQDWQNTAASCLPNYVQSTVGWQKRTRVRAVE; via the coding sequence GTGAGTTGGTTAGTCATTGATACAGCAAGTTCAGATTGTCGTGTTGGTTTGCTGCGCAGCAGTGACAGACGATTGTTTTCTAATATAGAAAGCGCAGCCCAATCACACTCGCGCTGTATCCTTTCCATGATTGATACGCTGCTAACGCAAGCGTCTACCCCGTTGCCTACAATACAAGCGTTAGTTTGGAATGCTGGCCCCGGATCTTTTACTGGCATACGCATTGCCGCCAGCGTGGTGCAGTCTTTGAGCTACAGTTTGCAGATTCCTTTTCTTTCTTTGTCATCTTTGGAAATTATGGCGTACGCCGCCGCGCACAAAGAATCCGGCCCACTACCAATCTGCGTTGCGCTTGATGCGCGCATGAATGGTATCTATTGGGCAAGTTTTTCGATTGAGAACGGAGTGCTATCTCGCACAGAAGAAGATCGACTAGTGGTTAAGGAAGAGTTTGAAAAGCACTGTTGCATGGTAGATCGTACGATTTTACTTGTTGGTGATGCGTGGCCGTCAGTTATGCAGCCTACAGACAGCAATACTGCGCTAGAGGATTTAATTGCACTGGCGCGGTTCAAGCAGCAGCAAGATTGGCAAAATACTGCTGCTAGCTGCTTACCAAACTATGTGCAATCTACTGTTGGCTGGCAAAAACGCACACGAGTACGAGCTGTTGAGTGA
- the cysM gene encoding cysteine synthase CysM gives MDYPTIESCIGNTPLVRLQRLGQGNNNHILLKLEGNNPAGSVKDRPAASMIAEAEHSGRIQPGDTLIEATSGNTGIALAMVAAIKGYRIILVMPDNMTAERKAAMTAYGAELMLVTQAQGMEGARDLALQMQAEGRGKVLDQFGNSDNPLAHYRGTGPEIWQQTAGQITHFVSSMGTTGTIMGTSRFLKEKNPAIQIVGLQPKEGSSIPGIRRWSPAYLPSIFDASRVDVVMDVAQEDAERTMRELARREGIFCGVSSGGAVAAALQLAQSVHNATIVAIICDRGDRYLSSGIYDV, from the coding sequence ATGGATTATCCCACAATCGAAAGCTGTATCGGCAACACGCCGTTAGTGCGCTTGCAGCGACTCGGACAGGGCAACAACAACCACATCTTATTGAAGCTGGAAGGCAATAATCCTGCGGGTTCCGTCAAAGATCGACCCGCCGCCAGCATGATTGCGGAAGCAGAGCACAGCGGCCGTATCCAACCTGGCGATACTTTAATTGAAGCAACCAGCGGCAACACCGGTATCGCGTTGGCGATGGTGGCTGCCATTAAAGGTTATCGCATCATTTTAGTGATGCCCGACAACATGACCGCAGAGCGCAAAGCAGCGATGACGGCTTACGGTGCAGAATTGATGTTGGTGACACAGGCGCAGGGCATGGAAGGCGCACGCGATTTAGCGCTGCAAATGCAAGCGGAAGGACGCGGCAAAGTATTGGATCAATTCGGCAATAGCGACAATCCTTTGGCGCACTATCGCGGCACTGGCCCTGAAATTTGGCAGCAAACCGCAGGGCAAATCACGCACTTTGTCAGTTCGATGGGCACAACGGGCACCATCATGGGAACTTCGCGTTTTTTGAAAGAAAAAAATCCTGCCATACAAATTGTTGGTTTGCAGCCAAAAGAAGGTTCTAGCATTCCTGGCATTCGCCGTTGGTCGCCCGCGTATTTGCCCAGTATTTTTGATGCATCACGTGTGGATGTGGTGATGGACGTTGCGCAAGAAGATGCCGAACGCACCATGCGTGAATTAGCGCGCCGCGAAGGTATTTTTTGCGGCGTGTCTTCGGGTGGCGCGGTGGCGGCAGCGTTGCAATTAGCGCAGAGCGTTCACAATGCCACCATCGTCGCCATTATTTGTGATCGCGGTGATCGCTATCTTTCCTCAGGTATTTATGATGTTTGA
- a CDS encoding response regulator: protein MKMRHRNLRTYITAFALGPAIICSLLIGTYLTYALVRDISHYENEVSSVYGQQVARQTYSALQKGDTTGLENIAQLALEYPLLRSITFYDKENKEIAHAGPLHTPWDTTLNLFTSESMEFSTDHARQLVLPVRQPRLSGAAHLNRNDTNNLPIGWVRLEFTQSFIMLHKYRTALIDFSIVFIVLALAFWLAMLFGDRLTDIIKKITVNTQALSKGEAVDPSTGSNITEALELESAIRTLHTALTEEHESLQSHIEQSTQDLRETLETIEIQNIELDLARREAIQASKIKSEFLANTSHEIRTPLNSIIGFSKLLLKTSLNPQQLDYLSNIRKSSEGLLTLVNDVLDLSKIEAGRLVLDYTTFNIQETVEEVLQVLAPSAHDKGLELLPIIYSDVPRLLLGDPLRIKQVLTNLIGNAIKCSDTGNVVVRVSADQIEAHKTLLKIEVNDQGKGLLNGQHEIFKAFTQLDSTSTREHAGTGLGLAISQKIVRQMGGDIGYNSEQGNTTFWFTIHLDTADTQPVQSNHDLLNNHHILVCDKEKLSRLTSSHMLTAWGAQPTLADHPDQVIPTIDRHFGTEQAIHALLVNLPVCYDDSEVRQLAQIAAHCELRQCALIVSLTAPARSQLTGQFPSAVLLQKPVTESRLLEMLCQTLNLSSRLPNVDLSPTLAITGPAPVVLAVDDNALNLKLISTILQDLGAKVLLATNGEEAVECYKNNPDIAVIFMDIQMPVMDGIEATKKIRYLEQTNQRNTAIIALTAHALAEQRQHMIKAGMNDFLSKPASEQQLLNMLEKWTQRIQVGTTEVNAIVNDTKPKATHAVQPDGVFVPIFYGNCVDKQVALQACSNKPNVAGEMLDLLFQTLAEDRNAIMQAISNNDFTQARERIHKLHGACCYCGVTHLKNCCDSIETLIKKEMTEYIADALPHFNVAVDALLNWRRENDPLTYFS, encoded by the coding sequence ATGAAGATGCGTCACAGAAATTTGCGCACTTATATCACTGCATTTGCGCTTGGCCCCGCCATTATTTGTTCGCTGCTCATTGGCACCTACCTCACCTATGCCTTAGTGCGTGATATCTCGCATTATGAAAATGAAGTGAGCAGTGTTTATGGCCAGCAAGTGGCAAGACAAACCTACAGCGCACTACAAAAAGGTGACACCACGGGATTAGAAAATATTGCCCAATTAGCATTGGAATATCCTCTACTGCGCTCCATTACTTTTTACGATAAAGAGAATAAAGAAATTGCGCACGCAGGCCCTTTGCACACACCATGGGATACCACGCTTAATTTGTTCACATCAGAATCGATGGAATTCAGCACTGACCACGCGCGTCAACTGGTACTCCCTGTACGGCAACCGCGTCTATCAGGAGCGGCTCATCTGAATCGCAACGACACCAACAATCTTCCCATCGGCTGGGTGCGCCTTGAATTCACACAAAGCTTCATCATGCTGCATAAATACAGAACAGCACTGATTGATTTCAGCATTGTATTTATTGTACTGGCACTGGCATTTTGGCTCGCAATGCTCTTTGGTGATCGACTAACGGATATCATCAAAAAAATTACCGTCAACACACAAGCGTTGAGCAAAGGTGAAGCTGTTGATCCATCAACAGGTAGCAATATTACTGAAGCTCTTGAGCTAGAAAGCGCCATTCGCACACTGCATACAGCACTTACGGAAGAGCACGAAAGCTTACAAAGCCACATTGAACAATCGACACAAGATTTGCGCGAAACATTGGAAACGATCGAAATTCAAAATATTGAATTGGATCTTGCGCGGCGCGAAGCTATTCAAGCCAGTAAAATTAAATCGGAGTTCTTAGCCAACACTAGCCACGAAATTCGCACACCGCTCAACAGCATCATCGGATTCAGCAAACTCTTGCTAAAAACATCACTCAATCCACAACAACTGGATTACTTGAGCAATATTCGCAAATCATCAGAAGGACTACTCACACTCGTTAATGATGTGCTCGACCTTTCCAAAATTGAAGCCGGTCGATTGGTTTTGGATTACACCACATTCAACATACAAGAAACGGTAGAGGAAGTACTGCAAGTCTTAGCGCCAAGCGCGCACGATAAAGGGCTGGAATTACTGCCTATTATTTACAGTGATGTTCCGCGTCTCTTATTGGGTGATCCGTTGCGCATCAAACAAGTGCTAACCAATCTGATTGGCAACGCCATCAAGTGTTCAGATACGGGTAATGTTGTGGTGCGCGTATCTGCTGATCAGATTGAGGCACACAAAACGCTATTGAAAATAGAGGTCAATGACCAAGGTAAAGGCTTACTCAATGGTCAACATGAAATTTTTAAAGCCTTCACACAATTGGACAGCACATCCACACGAGAACATGCTGGCACAGGTTTAGGCTTGGCGATTTCACAAAAAATTGTGCGGCAGATGGGTGGTGATATTGGCTATAACAGTGAACAGGGCAACACCACTTTCTGGTTTACCATCCACTTAGATACTGCCGATACACAGCCTGTTCAAAGCAATCATGATTTACTCAACAACCATCACATTCTTGTTTGTGATAAAGAAAAACTATCGCGTCTAACCAGCAGTCATATGCTCACGGCGTGGGGTGCACAACCCACACTAGCCGATCATCCTGATCAAGTGATACCTACGATTGATCGCCATTTTGGAACAGAACAAGCTATTCACGCGCTGCTCGTTAACCTGCCCGTTTGTTATGACGACAGTGAAGTTAGACAGCTTGCGCAAATAGCTGCACACTGCGAGCTGCGCCAGTGTGCGTTGATTGTGTCTCTCACTGCGCCAGCTCGTTCGCAACTAACAGGTCAATTTCCTTCTGCAGTTCTGTTGCAGAAACCGGTGACAGAAAGCCGTTTATTGGAAATGCTGTGCCAAACACTCAATCTATCCAGTCGTCTACCTAACGTAGATCTCTCTCCCACATTAGCGATTACTGGCCCAGCGCCCGTGGTATTGGCTGTAGACGATAACGCGCTCAACCTAAAACTGATCAGCACTATTCTGCAAGATCTTGGTGCAAAAGTTCTGTTGGCCACAAACGGCGAAGAAGCCGTCGAGTGCTACAAAAACAATCCAGACATTGCTGTAATTTTTATGGATATACAAATGCCGGTGATGGATGGCATAGAAGCGACCAAAAAAATTCGCTACTTGGAACAAACCAACCAGCGCAACACAGCCATTATCGCCCTCACCGCACACGCTTTAGCTGAGCAGCGGCAGCATATGATTAAAGCAGGCATGAATGATTTCCTCAGCAAACCAGCTAGCGAACAGCAGCTACTGAATATGTTGGAAAAATGGACACAGCGAATACAGGTTGGCACCACTGAAGTAAACGCCATTGTTAACGATACCAAACCTAAAGCCACTCATGCTGTACAGCCAGATGGTGTTTTTGTACCGATATTTTATGGCAACTGCGTTGATAAACAAGTAGCTTTACAGGCATGCAGCAACAAACCCAATGTGGCCGGTGAAATGTTAGACCTGCTCTTTCAAACGCTAGCAGAAGATCGCAACGCTATCATGCAAGCCATTAGCAACAATGACTTCACACAAGCACGAGAGCGCATACACAAACTGCATGGCGCTTGCTGTTATTGCGGGGTTACCCATCTAAAAAATTGCTGTGATTCGATAGAAACACTGATAAAAAAAGAAATGACCGAATACATAGCGGATGCACTGCCACACTTCAATGTCGCCGTCGATGCTTTGCTCAACTGGCGGCGCGAAAACGACCCTCTCACCTATTTTTCTTGA
- a CDS encoding penicillin-binding protein 1A, which translates to MRFILWFIRFITLSLLLICSAGAALLSGFTLYLGPQLPKIDSILDLKLQTPLKILSKDGLLIAEFGEMRREPLPYSALPPLYVRAVLAAEDDRFFSHGGVDPTGLARAASELVKTGRIRSGGSTITMQLARNFFLSAEKTFIRKFNEILLSIQLERTLEKEQLFALYVNKIYLGHKAYGAQSAAYVYYGKTLDQLTLAQWAMLAGLPKAPSKYNPIVNPERALIRRNWILGRMLSLGYIDKPAYDRSIIEIETATYHGLKTDLNAPYVAEAARQFAVDKLSREAYNGGYIVRTTVNSNLQLVAQQSVWDGAVNYDERHGYRGPEKHFPIPPLPPRQISAYWSITLRDFSTVHNLEPAIITKINKSSIDITLSNNRTASIAWSAAQAKLLQPYKSENAVAAPPKNFAQTFQVGDLIRVRSKGENSWEISQIPRIQSALVSIDSKTGEVIALVGGTDFAYSKFNRATQALRQPGSSFKPFIYLKALENGYTPASLVNDSPIVFQEAGMSKPWRPENHGGTYLGPIPLRQALYQSRNMVAIRLLQSIGVKSLISSLSRFGFDTSKMDPNLSLALGSHAFTPFTMAAAYTVLSNGGFKVEPHLVQQIEDPKGKIIFKQESVIACTDCEQTLPLNSDTKLAPRVVDAQTAYIIDDMLKDVIRRGTGHAATVLQRSDIAGKTGTTNGPTDVWFVGYNPSIATAAWVGFDDNTMLGRREFGGTAALPIWISFMREALKDHPVMERTIPPGLVTVKTHTSDATGQEATSGETDAGFEIFHGDDVIDNESGVESPAATEGDDYLF; encoded by the coding sequence ATGCGTTTTATTCTTTGGTTTATTCGCTTCATTACCCTTAGCTTGCTACTTATCTGCTCCGCAGGAGCAGCTCTATTAAGTGGCTTTACGCTGTATTTAGGGCCTCAGCTACCCAAAATAGACAGCATTCTCGACCTCAAACTACAAACTCCCCTAAAAATTCTCAGCAAAGACGGGTTACTCATTGCTGAATTTGGGGAAATGCGCCGAGAACCTCTGCCTTATTCCGCTCTCCCTCCTTTATATGTGCGCGCTGTATTAGCTGCTGAGGATGATCGTTTTTTCTCTCACGGTGGCGTCGACCCCACTGGATTGGCGCGAGCAGCATCTGAATTGGTAAAAACAGGGCGTATTCGCTCCGGTGGCAGCACAATCACTATGCAATTAGCACGAAATTTTTTTCTCAGCGCTGAAAAAACATTTATACGGAAATTTAACGAAATTCTTCTTTCAATCCAACTTGAGCGCACGCTGGAAAAAGAGCAGTTATTCGCACTTTATGTCAATAAAATTTATTTGGGGCACAAGGCCTACGGCGCGCAATCTGCAGCCTATGTGTATTACGGAAAAACTTTAGATCAACTGACACTGGCGCAATGGGCCATGTTGGCAGGGCTGCCTAAAGCGCCATCAAAATACAATCCGATCGTTAATCCTGAGCGGGCACTGATTCGACGCAACTGGATTTTGGGTCGCATGCTATCGCTCGGATACATAGACAAGCCAGCTTACGATAGAAGCATTATCGAAATAGAAACAGCCACTTATCATGGGTTAAAAACAGATCTCAACGCTCCTTATGTTGCAGAAGCCGCTCGACAATTTGCTGTGGATAAACTGAGCCGTGAAGCATACAACGGCGGTTATATTGTTCGAACGACAGTGAACTCAAACTTACAATTAGTTGCACAGCAATCGGTGTGGGATGGCGCGGTCAATTACGACGAGCGTCACGGCTATCGTGGACCCGAAAAACATTTTCCTATCCCCCCACTTCCTCCACGCCAGATATCCGCTTACTGGTCCATTACGCTCAGAGACTTTTCAACAGTACATAATTTAGAACCAGCGATTATTACTAAAATAAATAAATCATCGATTGATATCACGCTATCTAATAACCGTACCGCCAGTATTGCGTGGAGCGCAGCACAGGCAAAATTACTACAGCCTTATAAATCTGAAAATGCCGTTGCAGCGCCACCCAAAAATTTTGCTCAAACATTTCAAGTCGGAGACCTCATCCGCGTTCGCTCCAAAGGCGAAAATTCTTGGGAGATTAGCCAAATCCCACGCATTCAATCGGCGTTGGTATCCATTGATAGCAAAACTGGTGAAGTTATTGCTCTCGTGGGTGGTACTGATTTTGCCTACAGCAAATTTAATCGAGCCACACAAGCTTTGCGTCAACCAGGCTCCAGCTTCAAGCCATTTATTTATCTCAAAGCATTAGAAAATGGTTACACGCCTGCGTCCTTAGTGAATGACTCACCTATCGTGTTTCAAGAAGCGGGAATGTCAAAACCTTGGCGTCCAGAAAATCACGGTGGCACTTATCTTGGCCCCATTCCATTACGCCAAGCCTTATACCAATCAAGAAACATGGTTGCTATTCGATTGCTACAAAGTATTGGGGTCAAATCCTTGATTAGCAGTTTGTCCAGATTTGGTTTTGATACAAGCAAGATGGATCCCAACCTCTCTTTAGCCTTGGGTTCACATGCGTTTACGCCATTTACGATGGCCGCTGCCTACACCGTACTATCCAATGGCGGATTCAAAGTTGAGCCACACTTGGTACAGCAAATTGAAGATCCAAAAGGAAAGATTATCTTCAAACAAGAATCAGTTATTGCCTGCACCGATTGCGAACAAACACTACCGTTAAATAGTGACACCAAATTGGCGCCACGCGTTGTAGATGCACAAACTGCCTACATCATTGATGACATGCTGAAAGATGTTATTCGTCGTGGTACAGGCCACGCTGCGACAGTGCTTCAACGCAGTGATATCGCCGGTAAAACCGGCACGACCAACGGCCCCACTGATGTGTGGTTCGTCGGCTATAACCCATCCATTGCCACAGCGGCATGGGTAGGCTTTGATGACAACACTATGCTTGGGCGGCGTGAATTCGGTGGCACGGCTGCGCTGCCGATTTGGATTTCTTTTATGCGCGAAGCACTCAAGGACCATCCCGTTATGGAGCGCACCATACCTCCAGGCCTAGTTACAGTAAAAACGCACACAAGCGATGCAACAGGGCAAGAAGCCACCAGCGGTGAAACAGATGCAGGTTTTGAAATTTTTCACGGCGATGATGTGATCGATAATGAAAGTGGCGTGGAATCGCCTGCGGCCACAGAAGGCGACGACTACTTATTTTGA
- the hemH gene encoding ferrochelatase yields MNRAVLLVYLGSPASDEQQSIRQFLNQFLSDRRVVEIPRWLWLPLLRGVILPLRSKRVAKLYQSIWTEQGSPLTVISLRQAELLEKSLASPDVLVRAIAAYGDYSLKQCVADLRQQGVERFLVLPMYPQYSGTTTGAVYDQVAEIFTAQRHAPDIRIVREYCYREDYIAALADSIRKHRAQQGTAELLLFSFHGIPQACVDRGDPYYEQCLYTANAVASALNLASNQWRVGFQSRFGRAKWLQPYTDEVLASLPAEGIRRVDVVCPAFAADCLETLEEIEHGSRACFIAAGGEYFSRIECLNDNEEHIAMMNAIVAENDF; encoded by the coding sequence ATGAATCGTGCGGTTCTACTGGTTTATCTCGGTTCGCCTGCGAGTGATGAACAGCAATCTATCCGACAATTTCTCAATCAATTCCTCTCAGACCGGCGCGTTGTAGAAATACCGCGCTGGCTCTGGTTGCCGTTATTGCGTGGCGTGATTTTGCCGTTGCGCAGTAAACGCGTAGCGAAGTTGTATCAATCCATTTGGACGGAGCAGGGCTCGCCGCTCACTGTAATCAGCTTGCGCCAAGCTGAATTGTTGGAAAAATCTTTAGCGTCACCGGATGTTTTAGTACGTGCTATCGCTGCATACGGTGATTATTCACTGAAGCAATGCGTTGCCGATTTGCGTCAGCAAGGCGTTGAACGGTTTTTAGTGTTACCGATGTACCCACAGTATTCCGGCACAACAACAGGAGCAGTGTACGATCAAGTGGCAGAAATATTTACGGCGCAGCGACATGCTCCTGATATTCGTATCGTGCGCGAGTATTGTTATCGCGAGGATTACATCGCTGCATTGGCAGACTCCATCCGCAAACACAGAGCGCAGCAAGGTACAGCAGAGCTGTTGTTGTTTTCCTTTCACGGTATTCCGCAGGCGTGCGTAGATCGCGGCGATCCTTATTACGAACAGTGTTTGTATACAGCGAACGCCGTTGCGAGTGCATTGAATCTTGCGAGCAATCAGTGGCGCGTTGGCTTTCAGTCGCGTTTTGGTCGCGCGAAATGGTTACAGCCGTACACAGATGAAGTGCTAGCGTCATTACCAGCGGAAGGCATTCGTCGCGTCGATGTGGTGTGTCCTGCGTTTGCGGCAGATTGTTTGGAGACGCTGGAAGAAATTGAACACGGCAGTCGAGCGTGTTTCATCGCTGCGGGTGGGGAATATTTTTCTCGAATTGAGTGCCTCAATGACAATGAAGAACACATTGCCATGATGAACGCGATAGTCGCTGAAAATGATTTTTAA
- a CDS encoding bifunctional (p)ppGpp synthetase/guanosine-3',5'-bis(diphosphate) 3'-pyrophosphohydrolase, with amino-acid sequence MVKIRDDHPIAAGGDVDIDAWLAGIEAAHHFSGEQIAQLRAACLTSRRAELARSESDKRWQDTSCFRTGLEMADILSELSLDAETLVAAILYRAVREERIPLEKIEQDFGAGVASLIDGVLRMASVSAMQSLEDESVLGRAANVQVENLRKMLVAIIDDVRVALVKIAERTCAIRAVKNASDAKRRRVAREVMKIYAPLAHRLGIGHLKWELEDLAFRYLEPDAYRRIAKLLDERRIDRQQFVDEAKRQLETALQQAGVACEITGRAKHIYSIWRKMHNRGIGFSQVYDIRALRVLVSSTQDCYTALGIVHGLWRNIPNEFDDYIANPKENGYQSLHTAVIGPAGKVLEVQIRTFDMHTDAEFGVCAHWQYKGSDAADEQSSSYETKIEWLRQVLAWHEETGGNLDLVKELRTGVVQDRIYVFTPEGHVVDLPQGATALDFAYHIHTGVGHRCRGCRINGRVVPLYQVLRTGDQVEIITGKREAPSRDWLTSGLNYLHTVRAKTCVQQWFRQQAADENMENGRVILDRAFQRLAVSPQLDLEALAKTLGHKKLNDLYVAIGTGECNMTVVLDAAMHSGGVMKQSDLLLDWDTQAETLSQAILGAEGHSLRLAPCCNPVEGDAIVGVIDADNIISVHQLSCDQALQIQLDHPEQIMAVNWGGVRRSTFPASIAVYAYDRRGLLRDVSSLLDKEEANVIRLDTVTDKQTNLVEMHITLEVESFQLLSRLLEAINHIPNVYKASREV; translated from the coding sequence ATGGTTAAGATTCGAGACGATCATCCGATTGCTGCGGGTGGCGATGTTGATATTGACGCATGGCTGGCAGGTATTGAAGCGGCACATCATTTTTCTGGCGAGCAAATAGCGCAATTGCGTGCGGCGTGTTTAACGAGCCGCCGTGCAGAGTTAGCGCGCAGTGAATCGGATAAACGCTGGCAAGACACCAGTTGTTTTCGCACCGGTTTGGAAATGGCGGATATTCTCAGTGAACTGAGTTTGGATGCAGAAACACTGGTTGCTGCCATTCTTTACCGTGCTGTGCGTGAAGAACGCATTCCATTGGAAAAAATCGAACAAGATTTTGGCGCGGGCGTTGCCAGTTTGATTGATGGTGTATTGCGCATGGCTTCTGTCAGTGCCATGCAAAGCCTCGAAGACGAAAGTGTGCTTGGTCGCGCAGCCAATGTACAGGTTGAAAACTTACGCAAGATGTTGGTGGCAATCATTGATGATGTGCGCGTTGCGCTGGTTAAAATTGCTGAACGCACTTGCGCGATTCGCGCAGTCAAAAACGCTTCTGATGCAAAACGGCGGCGTGTTGCGCGCGAAGTGATGAAAATCTACGCGCCACTAGCACACCGTTTGGGTATCGGGCATCTGAAATGGGAGCTGGAAGATTTAGCGTTTCGCTATTTGGAGCCAGACGCTTATCGCCGCATTGCCAAGTTGTTGGATGAGCGGCGCATTGATCGCCAGCAATTTGTTGATGAAGCCAAACGGCAATTGGAAACGGCGTTGCAACAAGCAGGTGTCGCTTGCGAAATCACCGGGCGCGCCAAACATATCTATAGCATTTGGCGAAAAATGCACAATCGTGGTATTGGTTTTTCGCAGGTGTATGACATTCGTGCGTTGCGTGTTTTGGTGTCCAGTACGCAAGATTGCTACACCGCTTTGGGTATCGTTCACGGTTTGTGGCGCAATATTCCCAACGAGTTTGATGATTACATCGCCAACCCCAAAGAAAATGGTTACCAGTCTTTGCACACGGCAGTGATTGGTCCGGCGGGCAAAGTGTTGGAAGTGCAAATTCGCACATTCGATATGCACACCGACGCGGAGTTTGGTGTGTGCGCACACTGGCAATACAAAGGCTCCGATGCCGCCGATGAACAAAGCAGCAGCTACGAAACCAAAATTGAATGGCTGCGCCAAGTATTGGCGTGGCACGAAGAAACGGGCGGTAATTTAGATTTAGTGAAAGAGCTGCGCACCGGTGTTGTGCAGGATCGCATTTATGTTTTCACACCCGAAGGGCATGTGGTGGATTTGCCGCAAGGCGCAACCGCGTTGGATTTTGCGTATCACATCCACACAGGTGTTGGACATCGCTGTCGCGGTTGCCGTATCAATGGCCGTGTGGTGCCGCTGTATCAAGTGTTGCGCACCGGCGATCAAGTGGAAATTATTACCGGTAAGCGCGAAGCGCCGAGCCGCGATTGGTTGACTTCTGGCTTGAATTATCTGCACACCGTGCGCGCAAAAACTTGCGTGCAACAGTGGTTTCGTCAGCAAGCGGCTGATGAAAACATGGAGAACGGCCGCGTGATTTTGGATCGCGCTTTTCAGCGTTTGGCGGTGTCACCGCAATTGGATTTAGAAGCGCTGGCAAAAACATTGGGACATAAAAAGCTCAATGATTTGTATGTCGCCATCGGTACGGGCGAATGCAACATGACGGTGGTGTTAGATGCCGCGATGCATTCCGGTGGCGTAATGAAACAATCGGATTTATTGCTGGATTGGGATACGCAAGCCGAAACATTGTCGCAGGCCATCCTTGGCGCAGAAGGGCATTCGCTGCGTTTAGCGCCTTGTTGCAATCCAGTCGAAGGCGATGCGATTGTCGGTGTGATAGACGCTGACAATATTATTTCGGTGCATCAACTATCCTGTGATCAAGCGCTGCAAATACAGTTGGATCATCCAGAACAAATCATGGCGGTGAATTGGGGTGGCGTGCGGCGCAGTACTTTTCCCGCATCCATTGCTGTGTATGCTTACGACAGGCGCGGTTTGCTGCGTGATGTCAGCTCGTTATTAGATAAAGAAGAGGCCAATGTCATTCGTTTAGACACGGTGACGGATAAACAAACCAACCTTGTTGAAATGCATATCACCTTGGAAGTGGAGAGCTTTCAGTTGTTGAGTCGATTGTTGGAAGCGATTAATCATATTCCCAATGTCTACAAAGCCAGTCGGGAAGTGTGA